The Vibrio quintilis DNA window TCAATGCAGGTTTGTTTAATACCGGCCGGGATTTAGCCCGTCTGGGACTTTTCTATGCCTCAGCACTGGTTGACGCCGGGATTGAATATGATGTGCTGTTTGGCCCGGCTTATAAAGGGATTCCGATTGCGACGACAACCGCAGTTGCTCTGGCGGATCACCATGACGTCGATACGCTTTACTGTTTTAACCGCAAAGAAGCCAAGGATCATGGTGAAGGCGGCAATCTGGTTGGGAGTGCGCTGGAAGGCCGGATCATGCTGGTGGATGATGTGATTACTGCCGGAACGGCGATTCGTGAGTCGATGGAAATTATTCAGAACAATGGCGCTCAACTGGCTGGTGTGCTGGTTGCGATTGACCGTCAGGAAAAGGGTAAAGGCGAATTGTCTGCGATTCAGGAAGTGGAACGCGATTTTGGCTGTTCTGTGATTTCAATTGTCAGCCTGTCAGACCTGATTACTTATCTGGAAGAAAAAGGCGATAGTCAGGAAAATCTGGCTGCGGTAAAAGCATACCGTGAGCAGTATGGTATCTGATTTTTCAGACCGGATAAGGTGAAATGAAACAAGGGCATGCATGCCCTTGTTTTGTCGTGAAGGTCAGTCCTGATGATGGACTAGCTGTAAATTTTACTGCCGTCCCGCTGTGTCTGCAGCAGCGGTAAATTCCACATATATTGCTCCGGATGCGCGGTGACCAAATCTTCAATCGCCTGATTCATCGCTCTGGCATCCTGCTCTTCATCGCCGGTCGGGAAGTTTTCCAGCGCGGGCAGAATATAAACTTCATAGCGTGATGTTTGATCGTTATAAGCCGGAAGCACCGGGATGACTTTGGCTTTAGACAGCCGTGCCATCTTACCAAACCCTTTGAGTGTGGCTTTCTCGGTGCCGAAAAACGGTACAAAGACGGAGTTAGCCGGACCATGATCTTCATCAGGGAGCCAGTAGCCTAAGTAGCCATCCTTAATCGAGCGGACAAAAGGTTTGACGCCTGCACTTCTGGCAAATATCCGACCGCCATACTGCATTCTCTGTACATGCATCAGCCAGTCACCGATCGGGTTTTTCTGTGGTTTCATGATGGTGGTGACTTTGTAGCCTCGGGCTGCCAGCATCACTGCCGGGTAATCGACAGCCCAGGCATGGGGCGCGAGAATGATGACTTTTTCTCCCTGATCAAGCAGCGGAATCAGATTTTCTTCACCGATAATGACGCCACGGTTTTGATTATGCCGGGTTGAGCGAACCAGAAATTCTGAATAACCCAACATGTATTGTGAAGCAGTTGCAAAAGCATTCCGCAGAATGTCTTCCCGTTCTTCGTCAGTTTTTTCCGGAAAACAGTAGGCTAAATTGGTTCGGGCCCGGCGGATCACTCTGCCATTCCGGTTGACGATCAGAACGGAAATTTTCCGGCCCAGTGCATCCCGCCAACGTGGTGGAATGAAGGCAAAGATTGCTGCAAAGACAATGCCCAGCCACATACCCCAGTGTCTGGGATGCAGAAAAGACCAGCGAAAAACCGGATTGTACAATGCGGCAGTAACACTGTTTTTAGGGGATGAATGCTGATCTGGCGGAGTGGTCGAACTCATGTAAAGCTGGCCTTGTGTCTTATATTGAAAAATATGTTAAAGATATCTTTGGTGATTGAGCGATGAATCCGGATTGGATTTAAACCGTTTATGAATCCACATCCACTGTTCTGGTGCTCTCATAATGATGGCTTCTATATATTGGTTCATGTATGCGGCTGCGGCAACTTCATCTTTTTGAGGATAATGTTTCTCAACCGACTGGTTGGCGATGATGTCATATTTTCCGTCTGCATTCCGGAACCCGGAGCCCGGAACAATCGCACAATGGCTGGTATAAGCCAGAATGCTGGTGCCGGTTGTGGTGCAGGCATCTTCAACTGCGAAAAATGGTACGAATACAGATTTGTTGTGGCCGTAATCCTGATCCGGCAGGTAGAACAAACGGTGTCCCTGACGCAGAATCTTGATCATCCGTTTTAAGTCGCGGCGATAAATGAGTTTGTTACCGTTCCGGGTTCTGCCGCGATACTGAATAAACTCATAGGCCGGATTTTTGTGGGGCCGGTAAACGCCATAGCCGGGTAAGCCCAGCACAGCAATGCCACGTGCTGTAATTTCCAGATTCAGTGCATGAACACAGCAAAACAGAACGCCTTTACCATTTTTATCATGATCTAAAAGTATCTGAATGTCTTTTCCGACGACAATACGTTTCAGCCGCCAGGTCGGCCAGAACCATGCGATGCCGGTTTCCACCAGTGCGGCTCCGGTATTTTTCAGGTTTTCATCAACCAACTGCTTGATTGCTTCCTGAGACTTTTCCGGAAAAGCCAGTTCAAAGTTGCGGGTGGCAATATGAACTCTTTTTTTAGCAAATCGTTTTGAAAAAGCACCAAGTGCACGCCCGGTTTTCAGAATTAACGTGTACGGCAGTACATTGACCAGCAAAGCCAGCAGGCCAAACATCAGCCAGACGCCCCAATATTTGGGATGCAACAGGCTGAGCGTAAACGCTGGTTTGCTCACTATATATTTACTCATAAAAAAATCTGGGTTGTATAACGACTAACCCGAGCTACTGTATTTGCTCGCTGAGCAGTGCCCAGTAGGCGTCGAAGTTTTCTGTCGGTTGGTATTTAAAATCTGACCGGACAAAGCGGTTCAGGCTGCCTTCTACCTGCCCCAGCAACTGTGCTGCCAGGACATTTTCTTCTACGGGAAACGTTTTTCCTTCGCGGATTTTACGCTCTCTGAGGATTTGACGTAAAGAAGTTTCAATACGCTCATACAATTGATTGATGCGCTCACGCAGGCGCTCATTTTCAAACATGAGTGCATGGCCTGATAAAATACGGCTGAGTCCGGGATTTTTTTCGGAAAACGTCAGGATGAGTTGCATGACGGTGCGTACCCGGTTCAGTGTGTCTTTTTCTTCATCCAGAATCAGATTGATCCGTGACATCAGTGTTTCTTCGATGAACTCAATCAAGCCTTCAAACATCCGGGCTTTACTGGGGAAATGACGATAGAGTGCCGCCTCAGAAACACCGACCTGTTTCGCAAGTTTTGCGGTGGTAATCCGGGAGGTGCCATCATGGGATTCAAGCATTTGGGCCAGAGCCTGAAGAATTTCTTCACGTCGGTTACTTCTTTTTGTTCCGGTCATTCCTCTATCCTTTGAATAACTGTCTCTTCACCGGCGTAAATTGGAAAACAGCAACACCGGCAATCAGGGACGCATCTTGTCAACATTACACAAAGCCGTTTCTCATGGAAACGATAAACAATATATTAAACGATCTTTTCACTGATGAGTGAGATTAACTCATGTGCCAGTTGTGATTTTGATGTTCTTGGGAGCAGTTTCTCGCCTCCGGCCCAGAAAACATGTAATGCATTCTGATCGCTGTTGAATCCCTGATCACTGAGAGAAACATCATTGGCACAGATCATATCCAGATTTTTGGCTGTCAGTTTATTGCGGGCATAGGTGGCAACATCCTGAGTTTCAGCAGCAAAGCCGACTGTAAACGGGCGGTTTTGATTCAGTGATGCCACGGACGCGATAATATCCGGATTCTTCACCATTCTGATGGTCAGGGCGTCATTTTCAGCGGTTTTCTTTATTTTTTGTTCTGCAATCTGTTCGGGACGGTAATCAGCAACGGCGGCACAGCCGATAAAAATATCGTGTGATGGGGCGGTTTCCATAACGGCCTGATGCATTTGTTCCGCACTTTCAACATTGATTCGGATAACACCAGCAGGGGTTGGCTGATTCACCGGCCCGGCAATTAATGTCACTTCAGCTCCGGAGCGCGCAGCGGCTTCTGCCAGTGCAAATCCCATTTTCCCTGAGCTGTGATTAGTCAGGTATCTGACCGGGTCGATGGCTTCCCGGGTGGGACCCGCTGTGATCAGAACCCGTTTGCAGGTAAGTGTTTCATCCCCGAAAAAGGCTTCACATTCATGAACCAGTGCCATTGGTTCCAGCATTCTTCCCGGACCTGTATCACCACAAGCCTGTTCGCCGGCTGCCGGTCCCCAGATTGTGAAACCACGGGTTTTCAGGGTGGCCAGATTTTCCTGAGTCGCAGTATTTCTGTACATTTGCTGATTCATCGCAGGTGCCAGTGCAACCGGTGAATCTGTGGCAAGGACCAAAGTACTGAGCAGGTCATTTCCCATGCCGGCGGCAACCCGGGCAATCAAGTCCGCTGTTGCCGGGGCCAGCAAAACCAAATCAGCCCATTTCGCCAGTTCGATGTGACCCATTGAAGCTTCTGCTGCGGGATCGAATAAGCTGGAAGCAACGGGTTGACCGGAGACGGCCTGCATGGTCAGCGGTGTGATAAATTCCTGAGCGGCTTCGGTCATGACAACTCTGACATGAGCGCCGTGTTCAATCAGACGACGGGTTAATTCCGCGCATTTATAGGCTGCAATGCCGCCACTGATGCCAAGTAAAATGTTTTTTCCTGACAATGTTTGCATGATAAATACCTCAAAAAAATCTGCACGTTATGCTAGCACAACAACTATGAGATGTCAGAGCTGTGTCAAATATATGAAACCGCATAGAGTACTTACTCAATTGCCTGTCTGTAAACTTCTGTTCTATTCACAGATATTTATTACATTTTATGCAACATAGAGTCTAATAAAATAATGAGAATAAATTAAGGATACCTATGTTTAGTTCTCTCAGATGCCGGACCAAACTTCTGTTAATAACTGTTTTACCCTTGGTAGTGATTACTGCACTAATCACCTTGCTATATTACTGGAATGGAATGCAGACACTGGATCAGGAGCTGAAGCAATACAGGAAAGAGTTAGTTGAAATTCGTAAAAGTGAATTAAAGTCTCATGTCATGATGGGGGTGACGGCGGTTAAATCGCTTTATGACAGTGATCAACATGGAGAAAATAAAGCGCGGGCGAAGCAAATCCTGAAAGCAATGCGTTTTGATAAAGATGGATATTTCTTTGCTTATGATTCGCAGGGAGTCAATACGCTTCATGCAATTAAACCGGCACTGGAAGGGAAGAACCTTTATAACCTGAAAGATAAAAATGGTGTGCCTGTGATTGCCGGGCTGATTAAGTCTTCGCAGTCGGGCGATGGTTATCTCTATTTTTCATGGAATAAACCTTCGATAAACGCTCAGGCGCCCAAACTTGGTTACGCTGAGTATTTGTCTAAATGGGACTGGGTTCTGGGAACCGGGATATATATCGATGATATTGATACTCAGCTGGCGAAGCATAAATCGGAGCGGGAGCGACATATTTATGCTCAGACCTGGTCCGTCATCGGGCTGTCTTTACTGGGATTAATCCTGACGATTGTGATTGTCAGTATTTTGGTTTCCAGAGGTGTGAAGCCATTACAGCATGCTGTTGTGTCGCTTCAGGATGTTGCTGCCGGAGGGGGTGACCTGACCGCACGGCTGCCTGTGGAAAGTCAGGATGAAGTTGGCCAGCTTGCTCAGGCATTTAACCGGTTTATGGATAAGCTGCATCCTTTAATCAATGAGATACGTGAGGCCGAAATGGAAATAGAGACAGCTTCTTCGGATCTCGATCAGCAGACATCCCGCTCGAATCAACAAATGCATGATCACTGCCAGGAAACCGAGAAGGTTGTGACTGCAGTGACAGAAATGAGTGCCACGGCCCGTGAGGTTGCGAACAATACTAATTCAACTGCACATGCGATTGAATCAGCAAATGTTCAGATTTCGGATGCGCAGACAGAAGTGAATCTGGCGATTGAAGGCATCGGAATTCTGGTGAGAGAGGTCAATGATACATCTGATGCAATTCTTGATTTGAGTAATCAAACCGGAAAAATCACACAGGTGCTGGACGTGATTGGTGAAATTGCCGAACAGACTAATTTACTTGCCCTGAATGCTGCTATTGAAGCGGCACGGGCCGGTGAGCAGGGACGCGGTTTTGCCGTGGTTGCCGATGAAGTTCGTCTGCTTGCCAGCCGGACTCAGCAAAGCACCCAGGAAATTGGTGATATGCTGAATTCTTTACATCAGGGTGTGAACCGGGCTGTAGATAGTATGGCTGTCAGCCGGGAGCAGGGTGAGAAAACAGAAGCGGAATCTGCACAGATTCAGCAAAGCCTGAGTGGTATTACTGAAGCAATCAGTACCATTCATGATATGGGGATTCAGACAGCTTCGGCCGCTGAGCAGCAAAGTGCGGTAGCAGAAGATATTAATCGCAATCTGGTGACCATTCAGCAAATCGTCAATGAGCTGAGTGATAATCTGGAGCATTCCAAATCGATTAGTTCCCGGTTGAGTGTATCAGGTCAGAAAATGGGAGATTTGGTCGGACATTTCAGAACTTAACTAACAACACTGTTACACAAAGTTCTGAGATGAGCTGAAAACGGTTCAGGGCGTGCTTGCATCCTGAGCCGTTTTTCGTTTTTTATGGCTTATTTGGTGACCAGTCTCTGTCTTGATGCTGCCAGGGGCAACAGACCTTAAGGAGCCGCTCATGAGTTTTAAATATTTACCGAACGAGTCAAAACCGCGGGAGAAATTACTGAACCGTGGTCCTCAGGCATTAACCGACGCCGAACTACTGGCTATTTTTCTTCGTACCGGCACCCGTGATACAGATGTACTGACGCTGTCAGATGCGTTGCTGACTGACTTTGGTTCACTCAGAGCACTGTTATCTGCGACAAAAAATGAATTTTGTCGCCATAAAGGGTTAGGAGAAGTCAAATATATCCAGTTGCAGGCTGTACAGGAAATGATGCAGCGTTATTTATCTGAGACGTTGCAGCGCGGAGATGCCCTGACAAGCCCGCAAATGACGAAACTATATTTGTCCGGTTTACTCAGGGACAGGGCCAGAGAAGGTTTTTATGTTTTGTTTCTGGATAATCAGCACCGGGTGATTAATGAAGAGCTGCTGTTTGAAGGAACGATTAATGCGGCCAGTGTTTATCCCCGGGAAGTTGTGGCCCGCGCCTTACAACATAATTCTGCTGCGTTAATACTGGCGCATAACCACCCTTCGGGGGTTGCTGAGCCCAGTCAGTCAGATCGCCATATTACGCGCCGGATTGTGGATGCGTTAAATCTGGTGGATATCCGGGTACTGGATCATTTTGTTGTCGGAGATGGTGAAGTGGTCTCTTTTGCGGAACGTGGCTGGATATGATGAGTTTTTTGTTGTGAGATGAGCAATTTCTGCTATTATTCCGCCACTAAATTATTCAACCTTATCAGCTCGGCGATAAAAAAAGATCAGAGGATCTGTAAAAAAGGATCTGTTCGGGTCTTGAGCAATGCTCGTCAAGTTAGTATAATGCGCGACCTTTGATAGCCTTGTATGGATTTTCCATAGCGGTTTTAAACCTCAAGTCTCATTTTCATTGAAGAAGAGAGGTTCGGCCACCAAGGTTGACATCGAGCTGAAACGATTTGGAGAAGACATTCATGTCCCGAGTATGCCAAGTAACTGGTAAGCGTCCTGTAACGGGTAACAACCGTTCACACGCACGAAATGCTACTAAGCGCCGTTTTCTGCCGAACCTACAAACTCATCGTTTCTGGGTAGAGAGCGAAAAACGTTTTGTTAAATTACGCCTGACACCGAAGGGTATGCGTATCATTGATAAGAAGGGTATTGATGCCGTTCTTTCTGATATCCGTGCACGTGGCGAAAACGTTTAAGAGGAATTAGACAATGGCTAAAGGCATTCGTGAAAAAATCCGTCTGGTATCTTCTGCAGGTACTGGCCATTTTTACACTACAGATAAAAACAAGCGTAACATGCCTGGTAAATTTGAGATCAAAAAATATGATCCAGTTGTTCGCCAGCACGTTATCTACAAAGAAGCTAAAATTAAGTAATTAATTTTTATTCTTTGTGACAGAAATAAAAAACCCAGCTTTATGCTGGGTTTTTTATTGGATTACATTTAACATGAATTAGATTGAGTAAATGATAATAACCAGTTGTGACTTCAGGGGGATATGATGAAATACAGAGGGCGTCGCTGGAATAATATTCTGATTCTGTTGGTGATTGCATTCATTGTCATTCTGAACTTGCCTACTGCGATTAAGACTTATCTGATTACCCCTGAAAATGAAGGCTATCCGGTCCTTTTTCACCCTGAATACACAGTGACAGCGATCAATACCGAAGACTGGTCTTTAAATCGTGAAGATAGTCACTGGGTCTCAACCGTTTCATTTCCTGTTTCTTTGACTGAACTGGTACAGCGATGGCAAAAGCTGGCAGGAACCTCAGTTGACGCTAAAACCTATCAGTCGTTGTCCCCGAACCTGAAGCGGCCAGAGACGATTGAAATCTGGTATGAAGAGCAGGAAGAGCCGCAACGGGTCACACTCTACCGTTTACCGAAATTCTGGTTACTGAAAAACTGGCAGGGTCAGTGGATCGCTGTCAGTGTTGCTTCTGATTATTTATTCCCTCAGTATGTGGAAAAAACAACAGAGAAGTAAGTCAGCATGCCAGAATTGCCGGAAGTCGAAGTCAGCAGGATGGGGATCAGCCCTCATCTTGTGGGCGAAAAAGTAAAATCAATTGCAGTGAGAACTCCAAAACTGCGATGGGATATTCCATTTGAACTGAAAAACATCGAAGGTCAGGTGATCAGGAAGATTACCC harbors:
- the pyrE gene encoding orotate phosphoribosyltransferase, translating into MKTYQREFIEFALERDVLKFGEFTLKSGRKSPYFFNAGLFNTGRDLARLGLFYASALVDAGIEYDVLFGPAYKGIPIATTTAVALADHHDVDTLYCFNRKEAKDHGEGGNLVGSALEGRIMLVDDVITAGTAIRESMEIIQNNGAQLAGVLVAIDRQEKGKGELSAIQEVERDFGCSVISIVSLSDLITYLEEKGDSQENLAAVKAYREQYGI
- the lpxM gene encoding lauroyl-Kdo(2)-lipid IV(A) myristoyltransferase (LpxM is lauroyl-Kdo(2)-lipid IV(A) myristoyltransferase, an enzyme characterized in Escherichia coli and involved in biosynthesis of the form of lipid A found in that species and some closely related species.), coding for MSSTTPPDQHSSPKNSVTAALYNPVFRWSFLHPRHWGMWLGIVFAAIFAFIPPRWRDALGRKISVLIVNRNGRVIRRARTNLAYCFPEKTDEEREDILRNAFATASQYMLGYSEFLVRSTRHNQNRGVIIGEENLIPLLDQGEKVIILAPHAWAVDYPAVMLAARGYKVTTIMKPQKNPIGDWLMHVQRMQYGGRIFARSAGVKPFVRSIKDGYLGYWLPDEDHGPANSVFVPFFGTEKATLKGFGKMARLSKAKVIPVLPAYNDQTSRYEVYILPALENFPTGDEEQDARAMNQAIEDLVTAHPEQYMWNLPLLQTQRDGSKIYS
- the lpxL gene encoding LpxL/LpxP family Kdo(2)-lipid IV(A) lauroyl/palmitoleoyl acyltransferase, with protein sequence MSKYIVSKPAFTLSLLHPKYWGVWLMFGLLALLVNVLPYTLILKTGRALGAFSKRFAKKRVHIATRNFELAFPEKSQEAIKQLVDENLKNTGAALVETGIAWFWPTWRLKRIVVGKDIQILLDHDKNGKGVLFCCVHALNLEITARGIAVLGLPGYGVYRPHKNPAYEFIQYRGRTRNGNKLIYRRDLKRMIKILRQGHRLFYLPDQDYGHNKSVFVPFFAVEDACTTTGTSILAYTSHCAIVPGSGFRNADGKYDIIANQSVEKHYPQKDEVAAAAYMNQYIEAIIMRAPEQWMWIHKRFKSNPDSSLNHQRYL
- the slmA gene encoding nucleoid occlusion factor SlmA; this encodes MTGTKRSNRREEILQALAQMLESHDGTSRITTAKLAKQVGVSEAALYRHFPSKARMFEGLIEFIEETLMSRINLILDEEKDTLNRVRTVMQLILTFSEKNPGLSRILSGHALMFENERLRERINQLYERIETSLRQILRERKIREGKTFPVEENVLAAQLLGQVEGSLNRFVRSDFKYQPTENFDAYWALLSEQIQ
- the coaBC gene encoding bifunctional phosphopantothenoylcysteine decarboxylase/phosphopantothenate--cysteine ligase CoaBC — translated: MQTLSGKNILLGISGGIAAYKCAELTRRLIEHGAHVRVVMTEAAQEFITPLTMQAVSGQPVASSLFDPAAEASMGHIELAKWADLVLLAPATADLIARVAAGMGNDLLSTLVLATDSPVALAPAMNQQMYRNTATQENLATLKTRGFTIWGPAAGEQACGDTGPGRMLEPMALVHECEAFFGDETLTCKRVLITAGPTREAIDPVRYLTNHSSGKMGFALAEAAARSGAEVTLIAGPVNQPTPAGVIRINVESAEQMHQAVMETAPSHDIFIGCAAVADYRPEQIAEQKIKKTAENDALTIRMVKNPDIIASVASLNQNRPFTVGFAAETQDVATYARNKLTAKNLDMICANDVSLSDQGFNSDQNALHVFWAGGEKLLPRTSKSQLAHELISLISEKIV
- a CDS encoding methyl-accepting chemotaxis protein, producing the protein MFSSLRCRTKLLLITVLPLVVITALITLLYYWNGMQTLDQELKQYRKELVEIRKSELKSHVMMGVTAVKSLYDSDQHGENKARAKQILKAMRFDKDGYFFAYDSQGVNTLHAIKPALEGKNLYNLKDKNGVPVIAGLIKSSQSGDGYLYFSWNKPSINAQAPKLGYAEYLSKWDWVLGTGIYIDDIDTQLAKHKSERERHIYAQTWSVIGLSLLGLILTIVIVSILVSRGVKPLQHAVVSLQDVAAGGGDLTARLPVESQDEVGQLAQAFNRFMDKLHPLINEIREAEMEIETASSDLDQQTSRSNQQMHDHCQETEKVVTAVTEMSATAREVANNTNSTAHAIESANVQISDAQTEVNLAIEGIGILVREVNDTSDAILDLSNQTGKITQVLDVIGEIAEQTNLLALNAAIEAARAGEQGRGFAVVADEVRLLASRTQQSTQEIGDMLNSLHQGVNRAVDSMAVSREQGEKTEAESAQIQQSLSGITEAISTIHDMGIQTASAAEQQSAVAEDINRNLVTIQQIVNELSDNLEHSKSISSRLSVSGQKMGDLVGHFRT
- the radC gene encoding RadC family protein, with the translated sequence MSFKYLPNESKPREKLLNRGPQALTDAELLAIFLRTGTRDTDVLTLSDALLTDFGSLRALLSATKNEFCRHKGLGEVKYIQLQAVQEMMQRYLSETLQRGDALTSPQMTKLYLSGLLRDRAREGFYVLFLDNQHRVINEELLFEGTINAASVYPREVVARALQHNSAALILAHNHPSGVAEPSQSDRHITRRIVDALNLVDIRVLDHFVVGDGEVVSFAERGWI
- the rpmB gene encoding 50S ribosomal protein L28, encoding MSRVCQVTGKRPVTGNNRSHARNATKRRFLPNLQTHRFWVESEKRFVKLRLTPKGMRIIDKKGIDAVLSDIRARGENV
- the rpmG gene encoding 50S ribosomal protein L33, whose protein sequence is MAKGIREKIRLVSSAGTGHFYTTDKNKRNMPGKFEIKKYDPVVRQHVIYKEAKIK